A single window of Streptomyces cathayae DNA harbors:
- a CDS encoding AbfB domain-containing protein has translation MRRPPAPRSPVHGPGHRWWVTTALLVLALFGSAALTGSAPATAAPQAWTPEPAPMTTPWTSQVPVDTPLPEYPRPQLTRPDWANLNGIWDFAVTPADAGRPASFTEQIRVPFVAESALSGIQRRITQNDKLWYKRTFTVPSGWNGRRVQLHFGASDWRTTVWVNDRQAGTPHSGGFDAFSYDITDLLGGGTNTVVVSVWDPTQTGGQAVGKQRINDVTPHPGGGIFYTAASGIWQTVWLEPTAPAHITRLDMVPDLVNNRLKVTVRGAGTNGHQARVTVSTGGNAVGTATGPVGSEFTVPVPSARRWTPDDPFLYDVRADLLSGGTTADSVGSYTGMRSIGIARVGGVLRPVLNGEFVFQTGTLDQGYWPDGIYTAPSDAALRYDLQKHKDLGFNMVRKHIKVEPQRWFHHADRLGLLVWQDMPSMDLRTPDAAARTQWEAEYDRVIDQHRSSPSVVMWVNQNEGWGQYDQARMANKVKAYDPSRLVNNMSGVNCCGSVDGGNGDVVDHHVYVGPGTTVPDAGRAAVLGEYGGLGLKVSGHEWYPGGGFSYEDQPDAARLDNRFVGLLDAIREVRLPRGLSGSVYTEITDVENEANGLLTYDRQVVKVDEARVRAANRALIDASRSPSAPVTLPTGQYRSLGVTTPGLTNRYVRHREGAVSTEAVDGGSSALLKNDATWRIVPGLADGSCYSFESRNYPGEYLRHREYRVYKESGSGDLFRADATFCPVRGANGAVRLSAHNFPGQYLRHYDAQLWLATPGGTHAWDNPALFTEDTTWTVAAPWAP, from the coding sequence ATGCGTCGACCACCCGCACCACGTTCCCCGGTTCACGGGCCCGGACACCGGTGGTGGGTCACCACCGCGCTGTTGGTGCTGGCCCTGTTCGGCTCTGCGGCCCTCACCGGGTCCGCCCCCGCCACCGCCGCACCCCAGGCGTGGACGCCCGAACCCGCGCCGATGACCACCCCCTGGACCAGCCAGGTCCCTGTCGACACGCCCCTGCCCGAGTATCCCCGCCCCCAGCTCACCCGCCCCGACTGGGCCAACCTCAACGGCATCTGGGACTTCGCCGTCACCCCGGCGGACGCCGGCCGGCCCGCGTCGTTCACCGAGCAGATCCGGGTGCCGTTCGTGGCCGAGTCCGCCCTGTCCGGCATCCAGCGCCGGATCACACAGAACGACAAGCTCTGGTACAAGCGCACCTTCACCGTGCCGTCCGGCTGGAACGGCCGCCGCGTGCAGCTCCACTTCGGCGCCAGTGACTGGCGTACGACCGTGTGGGTCAACGACCGGCAGGCCGGCACGCCGCACAGCGGCGGCTTCGACGCGTTCTCCTACGACATCACCGACCTGCTCGGCGGCGGAACCAACACCGTCGTCGTCTCCGTGTGGGACCCCACCCAGACCGGCGGCCAGGCCGTCGGCAAGCAGCGGATCAACGACGTGACACCGCATCCGGGCGGCGGCATCTTCTACACCGCCGCGTCCGGCATCTGGCAGACGGTGTGGCTCGAACCCACGGCGCCCGCGCACATCACGCGCCTCGACATGGTTCCCGACCTGGTGAACAACCGGCTCAAGGTCACGGTGCGGGGCGCCGGGACGAACGGCCACCAGGCCCGGGTCACGGTCTCCACCGGCGGCAACGCGGTGGGCACCGCCACCGGCCCCGTCGGCAGCGAGTTCACCGTGCCGGTGCCCTCCGCCCGGCGGTGGACCCCGGACGATCCCTTCCTGTACGACGTACGGGCGGACCTGCTCTCCGGCGGCACGACGGCCGACTCCGTCGGCAGCTACACCGGGATGCGCTCCATCGGCATCGCGCGCGTCGGCGGTGTCCTGCGCCCCGTCCTCAACGGCGAGTTCGTCTTCCAGACCGGCACCCTGGACCAGGGCTACTGGCCGGACGGCATCTACACCGCGCCCAGCGACGCCGCCCTCCGGTACGACCTGCAGAAGCACAAGGACCTCGGCTTCAACATGGTCCGCAAGCACATCAAGGTGGAGCCGCAGCGCTGGTTCCACCACGCGGACCGGCTCGGCCTGCTGGTGTGGCAGGACATGCCGTCCATGGACCTGCGCACGCCGGACGCGGCCGCCCGCACCCAGTGGGAGGCCGAGTACGACCGCGTCATCGACCAGCACCGCAGCTCGCCCTCGGTGGTGATGTGGGTCAACCAGAACGAGGGATGGGGCCAGTACGACCAGGCCCGTATGGCGAACAAGGTCAAGGCGTACGACCCGTCGCGGCTGGTGAACAACATGAGCGGCGTCAACTGCTGCGGCTCCGTCGACGGCGGCAACGGGGACGTCGTCGACCACCACGTCTACGTCGGTCCCGGCACCACGGTGCCCGACGCCGGCCGCGCGGCCGTCCTCGGCGAGTACGGCGGCCTGGGCCTGAAGGTGTCCGGTCACGAGTGGTATCCCGGCGGCGGGTTCAGCTACGAGGACCAGCCGGACGCGGCCCGCCTCGACAACCGGTTCGTCGGTCTGCTGGACGCGATCCGCGAGGTACGGCTCCCGCGGGGGCTGTCCGGCTCGGTCTACACCGAGATCACCGACGTGGAGAACGAGGCCAACGGTCTGCTCACCTACGACCGTCAGGTCGTCAAGGTGGACGAGGCACGGGTGCGGGCCGCCAACCGCGCCCTGATCGACGCGTCCCGCTCGCCGTCGGCCCCCGTCACCCTGCCGACCGGTCAGTACCGGTCCCTCGGCGTGACGACGCCGGGGCTGACGAACCGGTATGTACGGCACCGGGAGGGCGCGGTGTCCACCGAGGCCGTGGACGGCGGCAGCAGCGCGCTGCTGAAGAACGACGCCACCTGGAGGATCGTCCCCGGCCTCGCCGACGGATCCTGCTACTCCTTCGAGTCGCGGAACTATCCCGGCGAGTATCTGCGGCACCGCGAGTACCGCGTGTACAAGGAGTCCGGCAGCGGCGACCTGTTCCGGGCGGACGCCACCTTCTGCCCGGTGCGCGGCGCGAACGGGGCGGTGCGGCTGTCCGCCCACAACTTCCCCGGGCAGTACCTGCGCCACTACGACGCCCAGTTGTGGCTGGCCACTCCGGGCGGTACGCACGCCTGGGACAACCCCGCTCTGTTCACGGAGGACACCACCTGGACCGTGGCGGCGCCCTGGGCACCGTGA
- a CDS encoding LamG-like jellyroll fold domain-containing protein, protein MTRQHTRPRARWWALLTAAALLLPTSAAVPAAAAAEPVSTGTSARTAGAAADAAVEPHGLKGEYFSMSAPGARDFAVLGGTLLESQINFSGLTSTFEELTGRTEHTTARWTGQIEAPKTDDYTFHAIGDNGFRLFIDDKPVIDHWEPDWDREQTSEPVRLTAGERLTFRLEMFQDFGGSNMFLRWSSPTTPKQLVPESAFTPPAGFEVFPVDLSVAADGKRLRARFEDRVGDLAEVAEHLKIEADTTAMPVTSAKAVPGDRSSLLVTLAKPIQKNQQVRFTYDGEGGLTAGGKTVPRIVRYATNTSEHRLTTKWGDTLDRKNPLPEYPRPQQVRSQWKNLNGTWQFSGAEAGEQPVFGKNLDERITVPFPVESQLSGLERHEDHMFYRKLVEVPKSWKVGEGKRLKLHFGAVDYQARVWVNGRKVAEHTGGYTAFSADITDALKGRGAQEVVVAVTDTGGADQPTGKQHTRPSGIFYTQSSGIWQTVWMEPVAERAVDNVVTTPDIGNSSLAVTVESESASSKARVEAVARDARGKVVGRVSGPANRELRLPVAKQRLWSPDDPYLYDLDVRLTDGRSADEVTGYFGMREIGIEEVGGYRKLVLNGEPVFSLATLDQGFWPDGLHTAPSDKALAFDLEAHKKLGFNAVRKHIKVEPARWFHHADKLGLLVWQDFVSGNLTSETGQKAFVDQGRAMMRQHHNSPSVIGWIVFNEGWGEWNREESGRLAESVKAADPSRVVNAHSGVNCCNSKGDSGKGDIIDHHDYNNEDPPFPDHRAAMDGEHGGFTLRTPGHMWPGTPTVIYSGVADKEALTRKYVENTERFYLDQAAAELSGSVYTQITDLENELNGLYTYDRREIKVDPVRVREANRKVIAAGAAAGEREQLKGGGHWALDEGTGTIAKDGGPNGKPLTLTGGAGWTPGVSGSALEFDGQGQHAETDGPVLDTTGSYSVAGWVRLDSLPGNYATAISQDGRRQASPFYLQYGQGAFAFSTPDGKRARLETKPDTGRWYHLVGVRDAARGEIDLYVDGVPAATATAGPAYVGSGPLAVGRAQWNGTDTDFWDGAVDEVHAFDRALTAEEVKALHDREEP, encoded by the coding sequence ATGACAAGACAACACACCCGCCCGAGAGCCCGGTGGTGGGCTCTGCTGACCGCCGCGGCCCTGCTCCTGCCCACGAGCGCGGCAGTCCCCGCCGCGGCGGCGGCGGAGCCCGTGAGCACCGGCACGTCCGCGCGTACCGCCGGTGCGGCGGCCGATGCCGCCGTCGAGCCACACGGCCTGAAGGGCGAGTACTTCAGCATGTCGGCGCCGGGAGCACGGGATTTCGCCGTGCTCGGCGGCACCCTCCTGGAGTCGCAGATCAACTTCTCCGGCCTGACGAGTACGTTCGAGGAGCTGACCGGGAGGACGGAGCACACGACCGCCCGCTGGACGGGGCAGATCGAGGCGCCGAAGACCGACGACTACACGTTCCACGCCATCGGGGACAACGGATTCCGGCTCTTCATCGACGACAAGCCGGTCATCGACCACTGGGAACCGGACTGGGACAGGGAACAGACCAGCGAGCCGGTCAGGCTCACCGCCGGTGAACGGCTCACCTTCCGGCTGGAGATGTTCCAGGACTTCGGCGGGTCGAACATGTTCCTGCGCTGGTCGAGCCCGACGACGCCCAAACAACTCGTCCCCGAGTCGGCGTTCACACCGCCCGCCGGCTTCGAGGTCTTCCCGGTGGACCTGTCGGTCGCCGCGGACGGGAAGCGGCTGCGCGCCCGCTTCGAGGACCGGGTCGGGGACCTCGCCGAGGTCGCGGAGCACCTGAAGATCGAGGCCGACACCACCGCCATGCCGGTCACGTCGGCGAAGGCGGTACCCGGCGACCGCAGCTCCCTCCTCGTCACGCTCGCGAAGCCGATCCAGAAGAACCAGCAGGTCCGGTTCACCTACGACGGCGAGGGCGGCCTGACGGCCGGCGGCAAGACCGTCCCCCGGATCGTCCGCTACGCGACGAACACCTCCGAGCACCGTCTCACCACCAAGTGGGGCGACACGCTGGACAGGAAGAACCCGCTGCCGGAGTACCCCCGTCCGCAGCAGGTGCGGTCCCAGTGGAAGAACCTCAACGGGACCTGGCAGTTCAGTGGCGCCGAGGCGGGCGAGCAGCCGGTCTTCGGCAAGAACCTGGACGAGAGGATCACCGTGCCGTTCCCCGTCGAGTCCCAGCTGTCCGGGCTCGAGCGGCACGAGGACCACATGTTCTACCGCAAGCTCGTCGAGGTGCCGAAGAGCTGGAAGGTCGGTGAGGGCAAGCGGCTGAAGCTCCACTTCGGCGCCGTGGACTACCAGGCCCGCGTCTGGGTCAACGGCCGGAAGGTCGCCGAACACACCGGCGGCTACACCGCGTTCAGCGCCGACATCACCGACGCGCTCAAGGGCAGAGGGGCGCAGGAGGTCGTGGTCGCGGTCACCGACACCGGCGGCGCCGACCAGCCGACGGGCAAGCAGCACACCCGTCCCAGCGGCATCTTCTACACCCAGTCGTCCGGCATCTGGCAGACGGTCTGGATGGAGCCCGTCGCCGAGCGGGCCGTTGACAACGTCGTCACCACACCGGACATCGGCAACAGCAGCCTGGCGGTGACCGTCGAGTCCGAGAGCGCCTCCTCGAAGGCGCGGGTGGAGGCCGTCGCCCGTGACGCCCGCGGCAAGGTCGTCGGCAGGGTCAGCGGTCCGGCCAACCGCGAGCTCCGGCTCCCCGTGGCGAAGCAGCGCCTGTGGAGCCCCGACGACCCCTACCTCTACGACCTCGACGTCAGGCTGACCGACGGCCGGTCGGCGGACGAGGTCACCGGCTACTTCGGCATGCGCGAGATCGGGATCGAGGAGGTCGGCGGCTACCGGAAGCTGGTGCTCAACGGAGAGCCCGTCTTCTCCCTCGCCACCCTCGACCAGGGGTTCTGGCCCGACGGCCTCCACACCGCCCCCAGCGACAAGGCACTGGCCTTCGACCTCGAGGCGCACAAGAAGCTCGGCTTCAACGCCGTCCGCAAGCACATCAAGGTGGAGCCGGCCCGCTGGTTCCACCACGCCGACAAGCTCGGCCTGCTGGTCTGGCAGGACTTCGTCTCCGGGAACCTCACCAGCGAGACCGGACAGAAGGCCTTCGTCGACCAGGGCCGCGCGATGATGCGCCAGCACCACAACTCGCCCTCGGTCATCGGCTGGATCGTCTTCAACGAGGGCTGGGGCGAGTGGAACCGCGAGGAGAGCGGCCGCCTCGCCGAGTCGGTGAAGGCCGCCGACCCCTCCCGCGTCGTCAACGCCCACAGCGGTGTCAACTGCTGCAACTCCAAGGGTGATTCGGGCAAGGGCGACATCATCGACCACCACGACTACAACAACGAGGACCCGCCCTTCCCCGACCACCGGGCGGCCATGGACGGCGAGCACGGCGGCTTCACCCTGCGCACCCCGGGCCACATGTGGCCGGGCACGCCGACGGTGATCTACAGCGGCGTCGCCGACAAGGAGGCACTGACCCGCAAGTACGTGGAGAACACCGAGCGGTTCTACCTCGACCAGGCCGCCGCCGAACTCTCCGGTTCGGTGTACACACAGATCACCGACCTGGAGAACGAACTGAACGGCCTCTACACCTACGACCGCCGGGAGATCAAGGTCGACCCGGTCCGGGTGCGCGAGGCCAACCGCAAGGTGATCGCGGCCGGCGCCGCCGCGGGCGAGCGGGAGCAACTCAAGGGCGGCGGCCACTGGGCCCTCGACGAGGGCACCGGCACGATCGCGAAGGACGGCGGCCCCAACGGCAAGCCCCTGACGCTCACCGGAGGCGCCGGCTGGACCCCCGGTGTCAGCGGCAGCGCGCTCGAGTTCGACGGGCAGGGGCAGCACGCCGAGACCGACGGCCCCGTGCTCGACACCACCGGCAGCTACTCGGTCGCCGGCTGGGTCAGGCTCGACTCGCTCCCCGGCAACTACGCCACCGCGATCAGTCAGGACGGGCGGCGCCAGGCCAGCCCCTTCTACCTGCAGTACGGGCAGGGCGCCTTCGCCTTCAGTACCCCCGACGGGAAGCGCGCCAGGCTGGAGACGAAGCCGGACACGGGCCGCTGGTACCACCTCGTCGGTGTGCGTGACGCCGCGCGGGGCGAGATCGACCTCTACGTCGACGGCGTTCCGGCGGCGACCGCCACCGCCGGCCCCGCCTATGTCGGCTCGGGGCCGCTCGCCGTGGGCCGTGCCCAGTGGAACGGCACCGACACGGACTTCTGGGACGGCGCGGTGGACGAGGTCCACGCGTTCGACAGGGCCCTCACCGCCGAGGAGGTGAAGGCCCTGCACGACCGGGAGGAGCCGTGA